A region of the Oncorhynchus gorbuscha isolate QuinsamMale2020 ecotype Even-year linkage group LG02, OgorEven_v1.0, whole genome shotgun sequence genome:
AGAGAGTCTACGGATGAGACCCAAAAAAGTACAGTTGAGTGCTCAAAACAAACCCTCAACTCAAGACGTTGCAAGAGGCTTTTGGCCGCGGCACAGCATATGGCAAAGAACCACGAAGATGGAAGGAGATAACAGCTGCCGTTACAACTAACATCTGCAAAGGCATGGCCCTAATTTAGACGGTGGAGAAACGGGGGTTTCGTGAGTTGGTGCTAACACTCGACCCAAGGTACCAAATGTAAATtcatatgtgacacgtattaatgccaaaataacatgcaatacaggcaagccccccccccccacaaaatatttatatattaggTCTATATTTATTTTGTGCGCAACTATTTACCTTTTTTAGATTTAGTTAAATACTTAATTTAACATTTTGCACAAAGGTTCTAAATAAAAGAGAAATAATCAAATATGAGTAAATACCTTTTTATTGTTGAGTTAGttcaaaatgtaacaagaaaTAGGCCTTTACGTGTGGGAATTTTATGTTTATTTTACTATTCATTGAATTTACAGAAAATGTGCTATATCGTGATATGTATCGTTACCGTGATATGCATCATTATCGGGATGTGAGATTTTGACCATATCGCCCAGCTCTAATGACATGTTTCACGTAAAGAGAGCAAGGATTGAGGGGAAGGTTTTCCTAAATAAATTAGAGATTTTGATAATGTTTCAGTCAAACAAGTAAAACTACATGGCTGAAATGATGTAGCAGCTTCAGCACGGGCAGTGTGATTAAACACTTGCTGTGGTGCCTTTTCGCTGGAGTAGGGAGGAGACAACGTCTACCAGTCACACAGGCACTCGCTAATTAACACTTGAGTAATTTGTGTCTAACTATTTAATCAAACCAGATGCTTATGTAGACAAGCTCAGTGCAGTGCGTATGTAGTTGATTTTATTCAACTACGTAATATGGGAAAAATATGTTTAAACATTTAGATCAATCGATTGGTTGAAAGAACAGGACTACTCTCGGGTGacccaaatatatattttttctcgggaccaccctaacacacacactagttcGCTTTGCCTGCCGTGGGGATGGGTTCCCGCTATGCGTTGAAGGGTGCGGAAACTCTCCTCATCCCCTACCACCAATATATTGACCTTCATTCCTTTAATTCCTTGGCTATGCAACCATGACTGTTAACCTTGTTGCCTATTGTGGGTGTTTTTGATTTCTTCCTGCCTGTAGTCATCCGTTTCAATTCACTGCGACAATGAGTACCTGTCCTGAACCGTAGTATGAATGATGAATGCAGTACCCATACTTAAATGTGTTATTTGTCAAATAAGAGGTATACCTTTTGTTGACCATACATTGTTTCCATGACTACCTACTAGGGTTGCAAAATctgggaactttcaataaattccctggttttccagaaatcctatTTTGGGGGGTTCTGGATTTCCTGATTACGGGAATTTTCCAACTGGGATTTCGGAAATACCAGAATATTGCAACCTTACTGCTGCAGACTCTTCTCTTAGCTAAGGCTCTGTGTTCCGCCACTGCGTTTGTTGTAGGACCCCATCCTGCGCCGCTCCGGAATGTACACAGTGGGCATGGCCTACTGTGGCTCCGGGAACAACAAGGCCATCAGACGCCTGCTGCATGTGGCTGTAAGTATTCTCCTTCCTCACGCAAAACACAGACAACCAGGAATCAGAGTAGGGATAGTCCAGCTGTGAAGTATTGGAATTGGGAGTATGGTTATGACAGACCATAGTATACCTCACAGTAAATTTAAAATGTGTTGGTATGTTAAACGCGGTAATGAAATACAGTCCTGGGTAGTACAGGAAGCCCTGGCGGATTCATTAATGTTACTGGGGCAGATGGTTGAGTTGGTATTCATACAGATGGCAGCCTGCACAAGCTAAAGATCTTGTGATACAAGAGCTTTTTATGAACAAGTATACACTTTCCCCAAATCTTTGATATCTGGGCAGATTGGAAGTTTGGTGTTTGGGCAGGAAAATGGTTATTAGTAGCTGTTATCTCATTGCCCTactgtattttttttcttcttctgctaTTAATACATTGTTCTCTACCTGTCAGGTAAGCGACGTGAACGATGATGTCAGAAGGGCAGCGGTGGAGTCCATTGGATTCATCATGTTCAGGTAAGGCCTTATTCAACCCTGTATCCCCTATGTAATCCCTTTCCCGCCCAGCAGAGGTCCCCCTACTTTCAGCCTCTTGGTCCACTGCTAGTCTCTTAGACCAAACTAACTGATCAATCAGCTCCTACATGTATACACAAAGACTGCATTCCTCTCATAGCCCGGGCATCATTTCCAAATGATTTTGGAGTATGTCCTCAGATGGGTGTTGTTGGCAGTTTATGTcgcctccctcccctcatcctgATCGTTAAAACAAACAGTGAGAGAGATTTCTTCCGCCTAGACCTTAGACAAATAGATGGGGCTTTTCCACTCCTGATTGCCACCGGGGCTGTTACCCATCTTTGGCCCTGAGGTTAACCCACATTTCTAAGTTTTCCCCATTAAGAATGTGGGTTTTCGCAAGTTCTCACCAAAGCCTGTGGAATTTTCACCCCTGAAGAATTTGTTGTCTGAACACTGTTTGGGGGTTTTAAGTAACCAAGGGCATACAGTAGGGTTAACCTTTACCCCAGATGGAGCTTTGGACCCTttaatctttggctacattgtCTGTATTCTGCTTCATGTAGCTAGCATATATTAATTCCTCTTGTATTCCTCTTTGATGTGGACggtactgttgcacaaacaacatgctgatttaagTCTACACCACcactggtattatcaggctgtataaTTAATTATGTTTGCTCTGACTCggtacatttattagctagctcCCTAGTGATTAGCATTAGTGGCTAACAATATTTTGgccaacttgctaagaaaagacaaactagctgtttgcagatgtaagcAATACAAACTACTAGTGTAATAATAGAACTGGATTTATATGAAGAAGCAAAGTGAAAACCGCGTTGTTATCATCAACATGGTTgccatcaacattgttgcatgtgctgcattgaccatgcagagagAACGCAAGTGTCTCATTTTCTAGGAACAacaaatgcgctccttgagtgacTGGGGGTggggctaggtctgtgtggaagGGCAGCATGGACAGAGATGACTCAAATAGcaaagtaaactataaaaatggacgTTTAACAccgcgtatcacatttaacaaaccaaacaataAAATACAGTTTTAGAAGGTAAATTAAAATCCCAAACCGGTCCGTGCATTAATACACGGCCACCCCTAGTAAGTGCCAAGTTCGGGCTCAGAATGCCTCAGAAATTCAAAATTGTTGAATTGAAGTAATAAACAGGATGCAGAATTGCTATTTGAATGAAAGGAAATAGAATAGAATTAATGGACATTCAAATGCCTCTTCGATATTAGGAGTAGTCTACACAAATACACAGCTTGTACAGAACATCAACCATGTCGTTATTTATATGTATGTAAATACAATTGAAACTATTTTTAGATTTTCAAGAAACTCAATTCATGCTCAAGGAAAACAAAACCTATGTGCTAATATTCTAAGTTATTATATTTCATTATTCACTTAGACCTGCTCAGATACTTTGGAAAATAGTACGTTTTTGGGCTGGATTGTCAGtttgtagttcatacatgcataatctatcaGTACATTTACtgtcttacctcaattagccaccaAATCCCTAGGTTAAAAATGACTGTTTTCTAGAAGCTGTGTGATGCCATTTTCCCTACCTTTACCCCCATGTGGGggtttgagtgacagctagcaagacacagtagagcgagagagcaatgatgtggtgcacatatctgcacattTGTGACGTAGTATGCAATTTTCAGGGACTACCTTTTGGCTCGGGCACTACTTTCAAAACTACCAGAGAATATCtgtaaaggtccaatgcagttgtttctatctcaatatcaaatcatttctgggtaacaattaactgcaatatgtaactttttgggtgacctgaccaaattcgCATAGAAAAGTGAGTTATAGATCTACTGCGTCTAAGACTTGCTTTCagatatgttctatgtgcactatttctatgcttcccattgttttttttgttttttttgcattgAACTATCGGTTtagtacaccagcttcaaacggctgaaaatacaatattttgggtttggtatttcacagcggtttagatggtacaatgattctctacgtTACATTTTccttgttttgtcacacaaactgAAATTTTGCGAACTAtaagaattttagcaaccaggaaatggcgtaGCAATTTCTTCATGTTGCACCTTTTTTtgagtaccttactgtgatttattttaaatgttcacaaaatagcttcttagcaaagaccAATTTGTCATTCAAGAATTTTAGGTCTGTCTGGGAGTGATCTGCGTGGGGATAGGAAAACGATCTGTTATtgccagaggtttggaactctttcttattggtctgttaACTAATTaacacctggtgatgtcactaggcaggccaaaactccatcgcTCTGTTGTGTGATAGATgcgtgctgctgtgtgtgtgtttacgcaaTTCCACCGAGTGCCATAAGTCAGTTGGCAGCCACAGATCGATAAGCAGGATGTTTGCCACTTCCTCTGTCCTCTCAGACCTTATTTACTTTTCACAATGAAAGaatgtcttttcaaacagctcttacgcCCTTTTAGTGtgtcataattttcacaatttcagtgTTATTCCAACCTCATGGTATGGAAATATATATGAAACAAAGGTAAATCTAGTTTTTAAACACGCTGGGCCTTGTAAATTCTGTTCAAAATAGGGAAAATACCCTCAAGTTGACCCTGAGGCCTtcaaaaaataaagacaaacaaaTTAAATGTTTTGATAGTGAGAGCAATTGTCCCATACTTTTTAAATGGGTTGTCTACATTTGTAAGCAGAGAAATAAAAGCCTActatttttttgtgggggggttggggggttatACACATCGTGCTGTTCTAAGCACATCGGGCTATACACTCTGAGTGATATTCTCCAGGAGTCAATAGGTTTACATTTATACCCCAAAACAATATCTTTGTACCAATCATGGATTGTGGCTTTAGAATATAAAACACAATATATAAGGTAGGGTCTAATATAACTATTATTTGTTAAGAAAATCTAATTGGCTATTCTAAGCACTAAGGTTCAAACAGAATGTTTCTGCAGAAAAGTGATATTCTTTGGTGTCTTGACGTGTCACCTGTCATTCAATGAAACACATATTCAATGACTTAGTGGAATTTTTAATTGAATCAAATTAAATTCTACTTACTGTGGGGTGTAGACAATTTGAATTACAAGTCAAGAGTTGAATGGGATTCTATTCCAAAATTCTGAATTGAGCTCAACCCTGGTAAGTGCTGGGTATCATTTGTCATTTGAAAAACCAACACAGTTAAATGTTTTGAAAGTGTGCTTAAGTTTCAGCAATGTGAGAATTTGTTTCATGTCCAAGTTAAATCTATGGAACATGAATAATCTTTGAACCACCCTTGTGGTCTGTGCAATGGTTTCAGTAGTCTCTTGTAATTTTTAAATGCAATTCATGATCAAAGATGATGCTTTTGGAAGTAATTTTACTCTTCAGAAAGCATAGCCTAACCTACATTGATCAGCTGCAAACTATCCCTCACTTTTCTAGTGTTTGCACTCTAAGTGATCCTGTGATTGGTTTGCATGCGGATTATCAACATGACCTAGTGATCAGCATCTCATCAAATGGATGACAGAATTTAGGTTAACTTTTAGCTGAGAGGATACAATTACTTCCTGGCTCCTTACAGGTAGTTCAGTGTCTGAGGACGTTGGCTCCATGTCATCTTCCCGAGCAACATTATTGTTTTTAGGGTCTGTTTACGGAGGCTTATCACTCATTCTCTGACGTGAATTTACCCATCAGGTATCACTGCAGCATTCAACAGCATCAGGCAGCACTGCAGCATATAACGGCACTGAGCCAAGCAGAGGAAAATGGAGGGACTATTTTTAAGCCCAAAAAAGGCTATGCGATATTCACATGATCAATTGGCTGTTAGATAAACCTAGTGTAAATCCTTCCTCTGTTTAGAGATCCTCCTGAGCGGCAACAATTCAGTTGAGCTCCCACTCCCCCCATGGCTTCCAGGCCCCCTTACAGTCTTGGGGAAACCAGGACATGGTGCTCAGAGCTGCTGTCTCTGAGTGGGTCAAAGGTCAAAGTGAACGCTGGTGTGCTGGCGTCTCTCACTCCCCAACTGCTTCGAAAGGGCATGGGTATATTCCTCACCACCGTCTCATGATGGCAGAAATATGCATTAGAATTTGTAAATGAACCAAACATAGGCTCTCTCATTACATTTCTGGCCATGTGGTACATCCTTGGTACTTATTATTATAGATTTTATGCTGTGGACTAATTTAGTACACTCACCATAAAAATCTTATTTTTTTGGTTTATATGAAGTCAATTGTTTTTGAGTTGTTACGTCACTTAATTCACTGGTACGGAGAATGAATCAAAATGCCCTTTTTATTGCCCCTCATAAAGCGATCATGTCCCTACGCACTTAACGTTCAGGATTCTGCCTCCTCGTAGTCGTTGTTTGTGACGATGAACTCCGAGCACAGTGGTTTATGGTGTGTTTATTTTGGCTCTCGGGTCCAGTTAGCTTTGCTTTGCTTCATTACCACCCCATCAAGGAGACACTATATAAACTCTGATGAAAGTGAAACAGTAGATCGGCCGTTGCGGCTGCAAAACACATATTTTCAGAGATAAAGACGTGTTTAAAATAAGATGACTTGGTCGGTAGTTACATCTGCTTTCAAGATCCTCTTAAGAACTGTAAAAAAGGACACGGCTTTTCTTTAAGCCAAGCACAGTTTTTATACATTTCTGAACCATCACACATCCATTCGTAGGCTATACATTTTGTACTTGACAAGCTTCCCATTTGCAAAGGTTTTGTCTACGttgaatttatatatatatatatatatatatatacatatatccaAGTGGATTATTATAACACTTTGGGGAAAATAGGTCTTGTGACTTTTCATAACATCTGTTCACAGTTTATAAAAACACTGCCGTTAAAATGGGTGGCATTTATAGTGTATTCCTTCAGAACTCTGTGTGATGTGGAGGCTGAATGTCTAGTTTATGTGGGAGGAGTGTTTATCCTCTCAATTGGTAAGCATGTCATCTCCTCCATGGAAATTGTCCATAGCAGACCACCAAATAGCCCAAGGTGGCATGGGAATACACATTGTATCCACTTGAGTGTTTCAAGACCGTCTGTCCTCATTCCTTATCTGTCTGGCAGCCTCCTTAAGGACTATCCGACCTGAGCGTTATAGGGTTAGTCTTTTATTGAAGGTAACTAACTACCTCGATGCACCTATTTGCCATCTCATTTTACTCCTAATGTGCAGCAATCTCTTTATAGAATCGGAGGGCCTCTTCTTTCTCGCCAAAGTGTTTGACAGAGATCGGCATCTCCTTTCGTTTCGCCCTTGAGAGCACACTGTGTTTTCTTTTAATAGCACCGAATCCACAGAAGTGATGCTCAAGGAAGGTGTCTTGTCACCTGAACCCCTGGACAACTCGAGCCTGGGCTGTCTTTTTCACATGACTTTCTGGTTCCAATTATTTTCTTTTGCACTACACATAACTGACATGCTCTTTGAGTTTGCAATCCTCATTCTCTGTAAGGAGCAGAGTGTCCAGTAGAACGCTAGCAGAGGACTCCATGGGTGCTTGCCGTGGCCTCGGCGGGCTCTGATAGCACACAGGCCCGATGCCGTTCTTCACCCCCCGCTTCATGAACAGCTTGGAGTTTTCCGCCACAGATGAATGGAAGGCGATCCGTGTCAGATTCCTGCAGCCATGCTGTTCCCTAGTTTGCCTGGATGGCGTGTTAGTGGTGCTGCTGTAGTTACAGGTGATGTAGCGTGTGAAGGCCTGGCGGAAGGTCTTGTTGAAGAGGGTGTAGACCAGCGGGTTGATGCCTGATGACACGTAGCCCACCCACACGAAGATCTCCATCAGACGGCCGATCACATGGACGTCGCAGCTGGCGCACAGCACAGAGGTGATGTTGGTGATGAAGAATGGGCACCACATGACCACAAACAGAAGGAAGACTATGCCCAGCACCTTGGAGGCACGCTGTTCATTGGTCAGGTTCTGCATTGACTTCTTGCCTATGGTGGACATGCGACGGATGGGGATCTCGTCACCTATGATTGGGTTGGCGGGAGAAATGGATTTTCCTGGCAGTTTCTCAGTTGTGGGAGAAGCCACAGACTGCTCCCTCTGGAAGACTGAGGAGACGGTTGGGCGAGTGAAGCGTTGGGTCACCTTTGACCTGAGCAGAAAGGCTTTCTTGCGCAGCACCTGGATGGTGAGCAGGTAGATGACCATCATGATGGTCAAAGGGATGAAAAAAGCTGTCATGGAGCCAAACATGATGAATTCTCGGAAGCTGTCTGGTTTCAGTAGGCAGGTGTGGTTGCTGTTAAAGGTGACATTGTTGGGAAGATGGTAGTTTCTCAGCCCCTTGATGGGAATGGGAATTGCGAtacctgtgtgagagagaaagagaagtttGGTCAGTCAAATCATCAATCCAAACTTTGTTGTCTCTACACAGTGTTCGATGGGAAGACTAACAACTTTGGTTGTTTGGGATTAAATGTGTTATGGGAGTAGAGACAGGATCTTCTCACAGCCAGTGGACACTTTTTGCTGCTTTTATTAGAGCGCATGAAATCTTCACATCTGATTTTCCTTTTGATGTTGCCAGAGTATAACTCTGTTTAAAGCTTCAGGCTTTCACGACTGAGGACAGCAGAGGTAGCGCAAAGGGTCATTCTGGGACTTCTGGAAGTTCTCATTCTTTGCTTAAAAATCAAATAAACAAGTCAAATATTACCAGCTATAATACAGTGACCGTGAGCACTACACCCTGGACGAAGAGACCCTTTTACTGTCATGGCGTCTAAGTGCTGCTCGCGTAACTCTTAAGCAATCGTCTGGTTTTGCTCACCAAAAGAAACCTTAGAACCTTAGCCTCGGGGTGAAAACTGAGAGCGTGCTGTTGTGAATGAGTCTGAACGCCCTATGAATTCCATTAACCTGCTAGTAAGCATGTCTGTTGGATGGTGTATAcaatgtgtatcctgtacatgtAACTAATAAAACTGGAAACTTGATTAATGCCAGGCTGAACTCTGCCAAGTCCTCACACCAGTCGCCTAAATGCTTCAGCTTTCAATTTAATTTCATACAGGAAAGCTTATATAATTTCAATGCAAACCAAGTTATTTACCACTGTTTCACTGGCCAGTCATTAACAATACAGTCTCTGTGACCAAGAAGTAATAAGAAGCCCAACAATCAGGAAAATAAAACCAATGTTTGTCTCAAACTGTCTTATTGGACTGTGTCAAATGACCAATTTTGCGTATAGACTTATGATTGGGCCAATTACGGGAAACCAGTTTGTCTGACATTCCGTCGTATGAAACACGTTCTGTGTGAAGAGGATTCCAGTGGCTCagctgctccatctccctcttgtTTATGGACTAAAGGTTTGGTCCTTAGCTTTACCCCTTATCCTCTTCAGTCCAAATGTCCTTTTGTCTCGTAACCTAATTTTACTGAAAATACCAGAGGCTCTTTAGTGTTGCTTTACTATTCAGTTTTGTAAAATTGCAGATTCCGATCTGTTCTGCAGTGCACATTTATGCTTATTGTGAAGAGTCAAGTGGTTACTGGTCCAGGAGTCTTCAAATAAGGTTGCGGTTTGAATGCTTGGTTTTTGTCTTGAATGTTATTTTGGCTTAAACTTTTCTGAAAAACAAATCTGTGATCCATAGCGTTGTAGCAACATTGTAAAGCCGTTGCACTGCTCAAAGATACAATTGCAAAAATAACGTGCGCAAAGCTTTGTGGTGTTTCACAAGGGCAGTGATGTGAAATTAATTTCCTTCCTGGGGGCATACTCGATCATTTAAACCTCCCTTTTTAATTTGATGCCGTTTTTGTGTAAATCTCTCCGGCTCattaactgttaacccacaggTCCCCTTGACTGCTAACACTATGATAATGTGTTAGTCGGGGTTAAGTTTAAGGGaggtactgtatgtaaacattTTTATGCAGCTTTTATTGCATCCTGCTTTTCTGAGGCATGTCACAGGCGCCCGGGGAATTGAACCGCAATGTCATAGCGTAAAGAAACTTGTTCAAACAACACATTGGAGAATGCTCCTgatgattcccgggaccacccatacgtagaatgtatgcacacatgactgtaagtcactttggataaaagcgtctgctaaatggcatttattattatttatcaacacaggacaacaacaacaaaaagaaacCGAGCATCTTACCAATAGATATGAACCACACCACTGCTATCTTGGCCATGGCTTTGGCCCTGGATTTATACTGGCTGTGCTGAATGGGCTTCTTGATGGCGATGTAGCGGTCCAGTGAGATGGCACACAGGTGCATGATGGACGCTGTGGAGAACAGGACGTCCAGGAAGAGCCAGATTGGACAGAGAAACTCCGGAAGAGGCCACCCGGAATCTGAGAAGGGAAGCATTGGATTATTAGCTGCTCTCGTAGGCCAATCCAGAACCATTTGAAATGTAAACCATTGGATTATTAGCTGCTCTCGTCGGCCAATCCAGAACCATTTGAAATGTAAACCATTGGATTATTAGCTGCTCTCGTAGGCCAATCCAGAACCATTTGAAATGTAAACCATTGGATTATTAGCTGCTCTCGTGGGCCAATCCAGAACCATTTGAAATGTAAACCATGCCTTTCTAGACAAATTCTCAAACTTCATTACTATGGTGCTAAatctattatttttttatttttaccctgAGAAGAGCCTATTTTTAGATTTTAGTTTCTAAGTCATTGTAAAAATCAACATAATAGCCATTCAAGTAATTTATTACCAtctgcactgaacaaaaatatcagaCATGCAAAGTGTATGAGCTGAATTAGAAgaacccagaaatgttccatatgtgcAAAAAAactgatttctctcaattgtgtGCACAAATGTGATTATATCCATATTGGTGAGCATTTATCCAGTGATGTGAAGTActtacccccccccaccaccaaaaAAAACCAACTTAAGAAAAAATTATTATCTGTTTAACTTACTCCACTAAATTCCTAAAGATAATAATGTACTTTTACTCTatgttttccctgacacccagaaGTACTTGTTATGTTTTGAATGCTTAGCCTTAGACCacatttttctgtcctgctaactGGCATTCTTATCAACAGaacctccctggtcatccctactgcctctaaacTGGCAGACGCGCTAGACGCGTGCTTCGtcagagtgtgcccctggctatccgtaaataaataaaCTCGAAAATGTGTCCATCTGCTTTGCTCAATATACGGAATTTGAACTgattcatatttttattttttacttttgatacttaagtgcatatataaaacaaaatagacttttaatcaagtagtattttactgggtgggTGACATCTTTTTTAATAGAAAATTAAcaattacttttactcaagtatgaaaattgggtaaTTTTCCCACCactgcatttctcctttgtcaagataatccatccacctgataagTGTGgaatatcaataagctgattaaacagtgggatcattacacaggtgcaccctgtgctggggacaaaaagcCATTCAAATTtgcagttctgtcacacaacacgaataccacagatgtcttaagttttgaggtagtgtgcaattggcatgctgactgtaggaatgtccatcagcgctgttgccagagaatgttaatttctctaccataagccgcctacaacgtaattttagagaatttggcagtacgtccaaccggtctcgcaactgcagaccacgtgtaaccgcgccagcccaggacctccacatctggcttcttcacctgtgagaTCGTCTAAGACCAGTGATCCCGGACAACTGAGGGGTATTTCTGTCtgaaataaagcccttttgtggtgaAAAACTCGTGATTGGCTGGCCCTGGCTCGGCCCCTGACCAGGCGTGAAATCCATAGGTTAGtgtttaattcatttatttcagtgaactgatttccttatatgatttgtaactcagtaaaatcgttgaaatggTTGCGTTTATAATGTCAAGGACTGcatggggtgggtgtgtgtgtgtgtgggagaggaatagagatttGTCAGACGCCAAAATTAAAGTTGGAAATGTAGGATATTTTTCTAATAGGAAATGAAGTGTGAAGTTGGACATTTATTCCTGCCGTTTCTCTGAAT
Encoded here:
- the htr2b gene encoding 5-hydroxytryptamine receptor 2B gives rise to the protein MSQPEAPPLAVNGSGSGEVAGAQLRWAALLIIMVIIPTIGGNILVILAVSLERKLQNATNYFLMSLAVADLLVGLLVMPIALITVLYNSGWPLPEFLCPIWLFLDVLFSTASIMHLCAISLDRYIAIKKPIQHSQYKSRAKAMAKIAVVWFISIGIAIPIPIKGLRNYHLPNNVTFNSNHTCLLKPDSFREFIMFGSMTAFFIPLTIMMVIYLLTIQVLRKKAFLLRSKVTQRFTRPTVSSVFQREQSVASPTTEKLPGKSISPANPIIGDEIPIRRMSTIGKKSMQNLTNEQRASKVLGIVFLLFVVMWCPFFITNITSVLCASCDVHVIGRLMEIFVWVGYVSSGINPLVYTLFNKTFRQAFTRYITCNYSSTTNTPSRQTREQHGCRNLTRIAFHSSVAENSKLFMKRGVKNGIGPVCYQSPPRPRQAPMESSASVLLDTLLLTENEDCKLKEHVSYV